The Streptomyces sp. NBC_00775 genome includes the window CCGGTCAAACACCAATGAAACCTTGATGCGGCCGGTTCGCACGCTGACGCGGTCCTGATGGTGTCCCCAGCTGCGGGGACGGTCCGAACGGCGTCGAAGGGGCCGTTGCGAAGGGGGAGTTGCTTGTGCGCGGATTCACACAGAAGCGGTGGCACTCAGTGCCACCGCTTCTGTGTTCGACTCGTGTCCTGCGGCGTGTCAGACCGCCTGCGAGGCGATGTACGCGCCTCGCTTCTCGACGGCCATCTGGTACAGGCGGCCGGCGCGGTACGAGGATCGGACCAGCGGGCCCGACATGACACCGGAGAAGCCGATCTCCTCGGCCTCCTCCTTCAGCTCCACGAACTCCTGCGGCTTGACCCAGCGCTCCACGGGGTGGTGGCGCACGGAGGGGCGCAGGTACTGCGTGATCGTGATGAGCTCGCAGCCCGCGTCGTGCAGCTGCTGGAGCGCCTCGCTGACCTCCTCGCGGGTCTCGCCCATGCCGAGGATCAGGTTCGACTTCGTGACCAGACCGTAGTCTCGGGCCTCGGTGATGACCTTGAGCGAGCGCTCGTAGCGGAAGCCGGGGCGGATGCGCTTGAAGATCCGCGGGACCGTCTCGACGTTGTGCGCGAAGACCTCGGGGCGCGAGGAGAAGACCTCGGCGAGCTGGTCGGGTTCGGCGTTGAAGTCGGGGGCGAGCAGCTCGACCTTGGTGCGGCCGGCCTCGCGGGCCGCCGTCTGCGCGTGGATCTGGCGGACCGTCTCGGCGTACAGCCAGGCGCCGCCGTCCTCCAGGTCGTCGCGGGCGACGCCGGTGATGGTCGCGTAGTTCAGGTCCATCGTCACGACGGACTCGCCCACGCGGCGGGGCTCGTCACGGTCGAGGGCCTCGGGCTTGCCCGTGTCGATCTGGCAGAAGTCGCAGCGCCTCGTGCACTGGTCACCGCCGATCAGGAAGGTCGCCTCGCGGTCTTCCCAGCATTCGTAGATGTTGGGGCAGCCCGCCTCCTGGCAGACCGTGTGCAGGCCCTCGCTCTTCACGAGGCTCTGCATCTTCGTGTACTCGGGACCCATTTTCGCCCGGGTCTTGATCCACTCGGGCTTGCGCTCGATGGGGGTCTGGGCGTTCCGGACCTCCAGGCGCAGCATCTTGCGTCCGTCGGGTGCGACTGCGGACACATCGGCTCCCTGTAGCTTCGATTCTTCGGCGTACACCAGCGTACGCCCGTGCGGTTCTCACTCCCCGCGGTGGGCAACCTTCGGGAACGGGGGTGCATTCCCGAAGGGTTTCTTCGCCCCCGCCGCCCCTACCCGTCCCATCCCCAGGGGCTCTGCCCCTTCGACCCCGTTCGGCTGTGTGTCGGCTGCGGGCCGGTGGGGGCCGTTCGCGCAGTTCCCCGCGCCCCTTAAGGGGCGCTACGCCGAGGCCCGTTCCACGACCCTCGGGAGTAGCTGGGCGTTCTCCAGGACGTCGCGGAGGTGTTTCTCGGCGATCGGGAGGACGTCGCCGATGGTCACGTCGCGGGTCAGCTCGTTCGCGAGGGAGGTGACGCCCGCGTCGCGGATACCGCAGGGGATGATGCGGTCGAACCAGGCGTTGTCGGGGTTCACGTTGAGGGCGAAGCCGTGCATGGTGACGCCCTTGGCGACGCGGATGCCGATCGCGGCGATCTTGCGGTCCTCGCGCCGCTGGCCGGCGTTGGAGGGGGCGTACTCCGGGCCGTTGAGGCGAGGGTCGAACTCCTCGTCCTGAAGGCGCGGGTCGAAGTCGAGGGAGAGCCCCCCGAGCGAGGGGCGCTGCTCGACCGGATCACCGAGCACCCAGACACCGCTGCGGCCCTCGACACGGCTGGTCTCCACGCCGAACTCCGCACACGTACGGATAAGTGCCTCTTCCAGACGGCGTACATGTGCTACGACGTCCACCGGCCGGGGCAGTTTCTGGATCGGATAGCCCACCAGCTGGCCCGGACCATGCCAGGTGATCTTGCCGCCGCGGTCCACGTCGATGACGGGCGTGCCGTCGAGGGGCCGTTC containing:
- the lipA gene encoding lipoyl synthase, giving the protein MSAVAPDGRKMLRLEVRNAQTPIERKPEWIKTRAKMGPEYTKMQSLVKSEGLHTVCQEAGCPNIYECWEDREATFLIGGDQCTRRCDFCQIDTGKPEALDRDEPRRVGESVVTMDLNYATITGVARDDLEDGGAWLYAETVRQIHAQTAAREAGRTKVELLAPDFNAEPDQLAEVFSSRPEVFAHNVETVPRIFKRIRPGFRYERSLKVITEARDYGLVTKSNLILGMGETREEVSEALQQLHDAGCELITITQYLRPSVRHHPVERWVKPQEFVELKEEAEEIGFSGVMSGPLVRSSYRAGRLYQMAVEKRGAYIASQAV
- the lipB gene encoding lipoyl(octanoyl) transferase LipB, producing the protein MSELRFVRMGFGAEAVEYQEAWDEQRRVHAARFLDEVPDTCLLLEHPPVYTAGRRTADNERPLDGTPVIDVDRGGKITWHGPGQLVGYPIQKLPRPVDVVAHVRRLEEALIRTCAEFGVETSRVEGRSGVWVLGDPVEQRPSLGGLSLDFDPRLQDEEFDPRLNGPEYAPSNAGQRREDRKIAAIGIRVAKGVTMHGFALNVNPDNAWFDRIIPCGIRDAGVTSLANELTRDVTIGDVLPIAEKHLRDVLENAQLLPRVVERASA